The Terriglobales bacterium genome segment GTTTACCACACAGTACCGGTCGCGCTGCACGCCTGGTTTGCGCACCAGTCCGACTTCCGGGAGGCGGTGCTCGCGGCGGTGCGTTGCGGCGGAGATACCGACACGGTGGCGGCAATTGTCGGCGGGATAGCCGGCGCTGGCGTCGGACCGGAAGGCATTCCCGCCGAGTGGCGCCATGGCCTTTGGGAGTGGCCGAGGTCGGCCGAGTGGCTTACGGCGCTCGCAGACCGCCTTGACCAGGTCGTAACCGAAGGCCAGCGACGCCCGGCCCTGCCCCTTTCGGTCTGGGGTCTTCCCTTGCGTAACCTGTTGTTTTTATTGGTGATTATGGCGCACGCCGTCCGGCGGACTCTACCTCCCTATTGAGCGCTCATCAACTTCCGGGATTGCTGGGCCGAATCCGCTTTCGTGCGCCTTTCAGCCGATATTTTCGGGTTCACTACCTTGATACCGACCTTCGGGCATATTTGAAGGCGGGGGTTTACCAGCATATAATCCACTGCACTCTGGTCCGAAGTCTCCGTCAGGCCTGAGGTTAGGTGGGGCGCGGGGATGTGCCTGCCTGCGCCTTGTGGGTTACAAATGAGCAAACACCTGCTTCGTATCCTGATGGTTGTCGCGGGGGTGGTGGTCCTGTGCCCACCCGTGCCCGCCGCCGACATTGTGCCGGTGACGGAGAACGGGCGCACCATTTTCCGCAACGATCGGGGCGGCCCTGCCCCGACCCAGAGCAAGGGTGTGCGCCGCAGCGGTACTGCGCGATTGGTTCCCTTCCAGCATCTCTACTACTGGGACGTACGCCGGAGCCGCTGGAGAAAGCTGGCCAATGCCACGCCGGAAGCCATTGAAGCGGCCCGCACCGCCTGGGCCGAAGCTGCCACACAGATTTCCGCGCGGCCACAGCAGTCTGAGCCTGCACGAGCCGAATCCGCGGCCGCCAATCCCAACTACGCCAACGTGGAGCGCGCCCGCAGCCTGACCGCGGCTGAGGTGGACGCCGCTATCGAAGCGGCAGCCGCCCGGCACAACGTCGATCCCAACCTGGTGCGCGCCGTGATCAAGGTGGAATCGAACTTCAATCCGCGGGCCGTGTCGCGCAAAGGAGCCATGGGATTGATGCAGCTCATGCCGGGCACCGCCCGCAAGCTGAAGGTCAGCAATCCCTTCGATCCGGAGCAGAACGTGGATGCGGGGGTCCGCCACCTGAAGGGCCTGATGGAGGATTTTGGCGGCGACCTGACCTTGAGCCTGGCCGCCTATAACGCGGGCGCGGGCGCGGTCCGCCGTAACGGCGGCGTGCCTCCTTACGCCGAGACGCAGAGCTACGTGCGGCAGATCACCCGGATCTACGGAGGCGAAGGACGCATCATCGGCGGCCCGAGCTACGCTCCCATTCGCATGCGCAAGACG includes the following:
- a CDS encoding lytic transglycosylase domain-containing protein — encoded protein: MSKHLLRILMVVAGVVVLCPPVPAADIVPVTENGRTIFRNDRGGPAPTQSKGVRRSGTARLVPFQHLYYWDVRRSRWRKLANATPEAIEAARTAWAEAATQISARPQQSEPARAESAAANPNYANVERARSLTAAEVDAAIEAAAARHNVDPNLVRAVIKVESNFNPRAVSRKGAMGLMQLMPGTARKLKVSNPFDPEQNVDAGVRHLKGLMEDFGGDLTLSLAAYNAGAGAVRRNGGVPPYAETQSYVRQITRIYGGEGRIIGGPSYAPIRMRKTNDGKLLFSNVE